A part of Halodesulfovibrio marinisediminis DSM 17456 genomic DNA contains:
- a CDS encoding integration host factor subunit alpha has protein sequence MEGKTLTKADIVDSIYEKTDRNRAEVKNLVESLLDIMKTAIKKDHALLISGFGKLEAYDKKARKGRNPQTDETITLPPRKVVVFRLSRKFRAELNN, from the coding sequence ATGGAAGGGAAAACCCTTACAAAAGCTGATATTGTAGATTCCATCTACGAAAAAACTGACAGGAACCGTGCAGAAGTTAAAAACCTCGTCGAATCTCTGTTAGATATTATGAAGACCGCAATCAAAAAAGATCATGCGCTCCTCATCAGCGGATTCGGAAAACTTGAAGCTTACGACAAAAAAGCTCGTAAAGGCCGTAACCCGCAGACCGACGAAACTATCACTCTGCCTCCACGCAAGGTTGTAGTATTCCGTCTGTCCCGCAAATTCCGTGCTGAACTTAACAACTAG
- a CDS encoding HIT family protein, whose amino-acid sequence MSTQDCIFCKIIKGEIPCAEIYSDDNVLAFLDIGPVNKGHTLIIPKQHYANVFDIPAELAPAIINAQQVVGKAILASTGATGLNIFMNNHSDAGQLVFHAHWHLIPRFGNDGLKHWPQAAYDSIEEAQHLATSIRQHI is encoded by the coding sequence ATGAGTACTCAAGATTGTATTTTTTGCAAGATCATCAAAGGCGAGATTCCCTGCGCGGAAATTTACTCAGACGACAACGTACTGGCTTTTCTAGACATTGGTCCGGTAAACAAAGGTCACACGCTTATTATTCCTAAGCAGCATTATGCGAATGTCTTTGATATTCCAGCTGAACTTGCCCCTGCCATCATCAACGCACAACAGGTTGTAGGCAAAGCTATACTTGCCAGTACAGGAGCAACAGGGTTGAATATATTCATGAACAACCATTCAGATGCCGGTCAGCTTGTTTTTCATGCTCATTGGCACCTGATACCCCGCTTCGGTAATGATGGACTGAAGCATTGGCCACAGGCAGCATACGACTCTATTGAAGAGGCACAGCATTTAGCCACCAGCATTCGGCAGCACATATAA
- the dsrB gene encoding dissimilatory-type sulfite reductase subunit beta: MAFISSGYNPEKPMEGRITDIGPREFTEFLPPVIKANKGKWAYHEILEPGVLVHVGESGDKVYTVRVGAARLMSVTHIREICEIADKHCDGYLRFTTRNNVEFMTDSEDKLAALKEDLASRKFDGGSNKFPVGGTGAGISNIVHTQGWIHCHTPATDASGPVKAVMDTVFDDFQNHRLPAPVRIALACCLNMCGAVHCSDIGIVGIHRKPPMIDHEWTDQLCEIPLAVASCPTAAVRPTKVELEGKKVNTIAIKNERCMYCGNCYTMCPALPISDGEGDGVVIMVGGKVSNRISQPKFSKVVVAYIPNETPRWPTLTEKIKKIVDLYADNAMKYERIGDWIERIGWEKFFELTGFEFSHHLIDDFRDHAYYTWRQTTQFKF; encoded by the coding sequence ATGGCATTTATCTCTTCCGGTTACAATCCAGAAAAGCCAATGGAAGGCCGTATCACTGATATCGGTCCTCGCGAATTCACCGAATTCCTTCCTCCAGTAATCAAAGCTAACAAAGGTAAGTGGGCATACCACGAAATCCTCGAGCCAGGCGTACTGGTTCACGTTGGTGAGTCTGGAGATAAAGTATACACTGTACGTGTAGGTGCTGCACGTCTCATGTCTGTTACTCACATTCGCGAAATCTGCGAAATTGCTGACAAACATTGTGACGGCTACCTCCGCTTTACTACCCGTAACAACGTTGAATTTATGACTGACAGCGAAGACAAACTCGCTGCTCTCAAAGAAGATCTTGCTTCTCGTAAATTCGACGGTGGTTCTAACAAGTTCCCTGTAGGTGGTACTGGTGCTGGTATTTCCAACATCGTTCACACCCAGGGTTGGATCCACTGCCACACCCCTGCAACTGACGCTTCTGGTCCTGTTAAAGCTGTTATGGATACAGTTTTTGACGACTTCCAGAACCACCGTCTGCCTGCACCAGTTCGTATCGCTCTCGCATGTTGTCTCAACATGTGTGGTGCTGTACACTGCTCCGACATCGGCATCGTAGGTATTCACCGTAAACCACCTATGATCGACCACGAGTGGACTGACCAGCTTTGTGAGATCCCTCTCGCAGTTGCTTCTTGTCCTACCGCTGCTGTTCGTCCTACCAAGGTTGAACTCGAAGGTAAGAAAGTTAACACCATCGCTATTAAGAACGAGCGTTGCATGTACTGTGGTAACTGCTACACCATGTGTCCAGCTCTTCCTATCTCCGATGGCGAAGGCGACGGCGTTGTAATCATGGTTGGTGGTAAGGTTTCTAACCGTATCTCCCAGCCTAAGTTCTCCAAAGTAGTAGTAGCTTACATTCCTAACGAAACTCCTCGTTGGCCTACTCTTACTGAGAAAATCAAGAAGATCGTTGATCTCTACGCTGACAACGCAATGAAATACGAGCGTATCGGCGACTGGATTGAGCGTATCGGTTGGGAAAAATTCTTCGAGCTTACCGGCTTCGAATTCTCCCACCACCTCATCGACGACTTCCGCGACCACGCTTACTACACCTGGCGTCAGACTACCCAGTTCAAGTTCTAA
- the dsrA gene encoding dissimilatory-type sulfite reductase subunit alpha, with protein MAKHATPMLDQLESGPWPSFVSDIKQEAAMRAANPKGLDYQIPVDCPDDLLGVLELSYNDGETHWKHGGIVGVFGYGGGVIGRYCDQPEQFPGVAHFHTVRLNQPAGKYYTTDFLRQLCDIWDLRGSGLTNMHGATGDIVLLGTTTPQLEEIFWEATHNLNNDLGGSGSNLRTPAACLGESRCEYACYDTQACSYNLTMEYQDELHRPAFPYKFKFKFDGCPNGCVAAMARSDFSVVGTWKDSIKIDQEAVAAYVAGEFKPNAGAHSGKDWGAFDIEAEVINRCPSAAMKWEGGKLAIDRSECVRCMHCINTMPRALRIGDERGASILCGAKAPILDGAQMSSLVVPFVEAKDDFDEIKEVVENIWDWWMEEGKNRERLGETMRRLSLQKLLEVVGQEPSAHNVQEPRHNPYIFFKEEEVPGGWDRDITEYRKRHQR; from the coding sequence ATGGCGAAACACGCAACTCCTATGTTGGATCAGCTCGAAAGCGGCCCATGGCCAAGCTTCGTATCCGACATTAAGCAGGAAGCAGCAATGCGTGCTGCTAACCCTAAAGGACTTGATTACCAGATCCCTGTAGATTGTCCTGACGATCTTCTCGGTGTTCTGGAACTTTCTTACAACGACGGTGAAACTCACTGGAAACACGGCGGCATCGTTGGCGTATTCGGTTACGGCGGCGGCGTTATCGGTCGTTACTGTGACCAGCCAGAACAGTTCCCTGGCGTTGCACATTTCCACACCGTACGTTTGAACCAGCCTGCTGGTAAATACTACACCACCGATTTCCTCCGTCAGCTCTGTGACATCTGGGATCTCCGTGGCTCTGGTCTTACCAACATGCACGGTGCAACCGGTGACATCGTACTTCTCGGTACTACCACCCCTCAGCTTGAAGAGATTTTCTGGGAAGCTACCCACAATCTCAACAACGACCTCGGTGGTTCCGGTTCTAACCTCCGTACCCCTGCAGCATGTCTCGGTGAGTCCCGCTGTGAGTACGCATGTTACGACACTCAGGCTTGTTCTTACAACCTGACCATGGAATACCAGGACGAACTTCACCGTCCAGCATTCCCATACAAGTTTAAATTCAAGTTCGACGGCTGTCCTAACGGTTGTGTAGCTGCTATGGCTCGCTCCGACTTCTCAGTTGTTGGTACTTGGAAAGATAGCATCAAAATCGATCAGGAAGCTGTAGCTGCTTACGTTGCTGGCGAATTCAAGCCAAACGCAGGCGCACACTCCGGTAAAGATTGGGGTGCATTCGACATCGAAGCTGAAGTTATCAACCGTTGTCCTTCCGCTGCTATGAAGTGGGAAGGTGGCAAACTCGCTATCGATCGTTCCGAATGTGTTCGTTGTATGCACTGCATCAACACCATGCCTCGTGCTCTCCGTATCGGTGACGAGCGTGGCGCATCCATCCTTTGTGGCGCGAAAGCTCCAATTCTCGATGGTGCACAGATGTCTTCCCTCGTAGTTCCTTTTGTTGAAGCTAAAGACGACTTTGATGAAATCAAAGAAGTTGTAGAAAACATTTGGGACTGGTGGATGGAAGAAGGTAAGAACCGCGAGCGTCTCGGTGAGACCATGCGTCGTCTTTCCCTCCAGAAGCTCCTCGAAGTTGTTGGTCAGGAACCTTCTGCTCACAACGTTCAGGAACCTCGTCACAACCCATACATCTTCTTCAAAGAAGAAGAAGTACCTGGTGGTTGGGACCGTGACATCACCGAATACCGTAAGCGTCACCAGCGCTAA
- a CDS encoding cobyrinate a,c-diamide synthase, producing MTLPRIIIAGLSGGTGKTITSLGTTRAWSRKGRCIKPFKKGPDYIDAKWLALAAQNPCTNLDPYLLDNATLNALFATVSTGYEGALIEGNRGLFDGKDVTGTCSTAELARVINTPVILAMDCTKMTRTAAAVLTGMLNFEEGVHIAGVVLNRTATDRHRSILRQTIEHYTDVPVLGCLPKIKHNPIPERHMGLISNAEYEGTNSALEQVADIIEEHLDIEKMWKIASAAPNISEQPDVWDVTEKIVTGANTESKIDTPCATTMPSCPEVEPTTAPRIGYVHDDALWFYYDENLQALQHAGAQLVRLSITSDKDWPQIDALYLGGGFPETMHEAITANKKICEHVRALAENEMPIYAECGGFMFLCKALVQESATSPMAGVLPVQTKLCKRPQGLGYIDAEVIEPNPYHPLGSIIRGHEFHYSKCIVEDEQPTFGFRMSKGFGMGERLDGVIYKNVFASYTHLFALGEPHWAVNFVRAAQEYKSGKPVSAAK from the coding sequence ATGACCCTTCCACGAATCATTATTGCCGGCCTTAGCGGCGGCACAGGAAAGACCATTACCAGTCTTGGCACCACCAGAGCGTGGAGCCGTAAAGGCAGATGTATCAAACCCTTCAAAAAAGGACCTGATTACATTGATGCCAAATGGCTGGCGCTTGCTGCGCAAAATCCCTGCACCAACCTCGACCCATACCTTTTAGACAACGCCACTCTCAATGCTCTGTTTGCAACAGTCTCCACTGGGTACGAAGGTGCTCTTATCGAAGGAAACCGCGGGCTTTTTGACGGTAAAGATGTTACTGGTACCTGCTCCACAGCAGAACTTGCCCGCGTCATCAACACTCCGGTAATCCTTGCAATGGACTGCACGAAAATGACGCGTACAGCTGCTGCAGTTCTTACCGGAATGCTTAACTTCGAAGAAGGCGTCCACATCGCCGGAGTAGTTCTCAACCGCACGGCAACAGACCGCCATCGTTCCATTCTGCGCCAGACAATTGAACACTACACAGACGTACCTGTACTCGGGTGTCTGCCAAAGATTAAGCATAACCCTATCCCGGAAAGGCATATGGGGCTTATCTCTAACGCAGAATATGAAGGGACGAACTCAGCCCTTGAGCAAGTGGCTGATATCATCGAAGAGCATCTTGATATAGAAAAAATGTGGAAAATCGCTTCTGCTGCGCCAAATATTTCTGAGCAACCCGATGTGTGGGATGTGACAGAAAAGATCGTTACAGGGGCAAATACGGAGTCAAAAATCGATACTCCGTGCGCAACCACAATGCCAAGCTGTCCAGAAGTTGAACCAACCACTGCACCTCGCATTGGCTACGTGCATGACGATGCACTGTGGTTCTACTACGACGAAAACCTGCAAGCTCTGCAACATGCTGGCGCACAACTCGTCCGTCTTTCAATAACGTCAGACAAGGATTGGCCACAAATTGATGCGCTGTACCTGGGCGGTGGATTCCCTGAAACTATGCACGAGGCAATCACTGCCAATAAAAAAATCTGCGAACACGTTCGTGCGCTCGCAGAAAATGAAATGCCAATCTACGCTGAATGCGGTGGTTTTATGTTCCTGTGCAAAGCCCTCGTTCAGGAATCAGCAACATCCCCGATGGCGGGTGTACTTCCTGTGCAGACAAAACTTTGCAAGCGCCCGCAAGGACTCGGATACATTGATGCAGAAGTAATTGAACCAAACCCTTATCATCCGCTCGGTTCCATAATACGTGGACACGAATTCCACTACTCCAAGTGCATCGTTGAAGACGAGCAGCCGACCTTTGGCTTCCGTATGTCAAAAGGATTTGGGATGGGAGAACGATTGGACGGCGTCATATACAAAAATGT
- a CDS encoding elongator complex protein 3, which translates to MPFAGCKSRCVYCSQTVQTGTAESQLKNIYIFLQQALEDAEDNAGYEVAFYGGTFTAIPFEWQKRFVALASEFALSGKVIGVRCSTRPDAVNSEQLRELKELGLKTVELGVQSYNNKVLSISKRDYTQESIVSACNAVRKNSLELGIQLLPGLPGMDKKIFLDDVKKTCALSPAVVRLYPCLVFKNTILASWYTRGEFAPWELNDTVEALGSGLLMLWQDGIRVIRIGVAQEDGLTDSLVAGPFHPAIGNMVRSEALRCFLVEKMETLSRPFSRLLLPRRYQGELWGYKGAYKKFWGERGLSPSTVVSWNLPIFQMD; encoded by the coding sequence ATGCCGTTTGCGGGCTGTAAATCTCGCTGTGTGTACTGTTCTCAAACAGTTCAGACAGGGACAGCAGAGTCGCAATTGAAAAATATTTACATTTTTTTGCAACAAGCTCTTGAAGATGCAGAAGATAACGCAGGGTATGAGGTTGCATTCTATGGCGGCACCTTCACAGCCATTCCTTTTGAATGGCAAAAACGGTTTGTAGCCCTGGCAAGTGAATTTGCGTTATCTGGAAAAGTCATAGGAGTACGGTGCTCTACACGTCCTGATGCTGTTAATTCAGAGCAGTTGCGTGAATTAAAAGAACTAGGTTTAAAGACCGTCGAATTGGGCGTACAAAGTTATAATAACAAAGTTTTATCCATTAGCAAGCGTGACTATACTCAGGAATCAATAGTAAGTGCTTGCAATGCTGTGAGAAAAAACTCTCTGGAGCTCGGAATTCAGCTACTTCCCGGACTTCCTGGTATGGATAAAAAAATATTTTTGGATGATGTTAAAAAGACTTGTGCATTATCTCCAGCAGTAGTTCGCCTTTATCCGTGTCTTGTCTTTAAAAATACAATTCTTGCAAGCTGGTATACTCGTGGAGAATTTGCACCATGGGAATTGAATGACACCGTTGAAGCTCTTGGAAGTGGGCTCCTTATGCTGTGGCAAGATGGCATTCGAGTCATACGTATTGGTGTTGCTCAGGAAGATGGGCTGACAGATAGTTTGGTGGCTGGGCCTTTTCATCCTGCTATCGGGAATATGGTTCGAAGTGAAGCGCTCCGTTGTTTTTTGGTTGAGAAGATGGAAACGCTAAGTAGGCCGTTTTCACGGTTGTTGTTGCCTCGACGATACCAAGGAGAGTTGTGGGGCTACAAAGGAGCTTATAAGAAGTTCTGGGGTGAACGAGGGCTGTCACCAAGTACGGTCGTAAGCTGGAATCTGCCAATTTTTCAGATGGATTGA
- a CDS encoding dissimilatory sulfite reductase D family protein codes for MEEAKKIIVDFIESKSKSKSKFYFNDFLPLFPEMKPREVKKILSALVKEEVMEYWSSGSTTMYGLKGAGKQAAAEHEG; via the coding sequence ATGGAAGAAGCAAAAAAAATTATTGTAGACTTTATCGAGTCTAAATCTAAGTCTAAATCTAAATTCTACTTCAACGATTTCCTCCCTCTCTTCCCTGAGATGAAGCCACGTGAAGTGAAAAAGATTCTGTCTGCTCTCGTTAAAGAAGAAGTAATGGAATACTGGTCTTCCGGTTCCACTACCATGTACGGTCTTAAAGGCGCTGGCAAACAGGCTGCTGCTGAACACGAAGGTTAA
- a CDS encoding septal ring lytic transglycosylase RlpA family protein, with product MRVLIFSLCIACLIPLVGCGKKHIASPQGYPARTKAKPRTSSTYTVWGKNYKTLASSEDFVQYGKASWYGKKFHGRKTANGERYDMYGMTAAHKNLPFGTILRVTNMQNKRSVIVRVNDRGPFVEGRIVDLTHTAAQKLGMLGPGVVPVKLEAVGGPSHSTVASSKKSKSGTYYVQIGSFGDKFNAQTLKQKIVREGRSCRLYQDVSSSIWKVHVGPYLTYTAAERAKRALANKFSGAFIFAGK from the coding sequence TTGCGAGTTCTTATCTTTTCGCTTTGTATTGCATGCCTCATTCCTCTTGTTGGGTGTGGAAAGAAACATATTGCTTCCCCCCAAGGGTATCCGGCACGCACTAAAGCCAAGCCGCGGACTTCCAGTACCTATACAGTATGGGGAAAGAACTACAAGACGTTGGCTTCATCTGAAGATTTTGTGCAGTATGGCAAGGCTTCATGGTACGGTAAAAAATTTCATGGTAGAAAAACTGCAAATGGTGAGCGGTACGATATGTATGGTATGACTGCTGCGCATAAGAATTTGCCGTTTGGAACCATTTTGCGTGTAACGAATATGCAGAACAAGCGATCTGTAATTGTCCGTGTTAACGACAGGGGGCCTTTTGTTGAAGGGCGTATTGTTGATCTGACTCACACGGCTGCACAGAAGCTGGGAATGCTTGGACCTGGCGTTGTTCCGGTTAAGCTTGAAGCTGTTGGTGGTCCTAGCCATAGTACTGTTGCTTCTTCTAAAAAAAGTAAAAGCGGTACGTACTATGTTCAAATTGGTTCCTTTGGGGACAAATTTAATGCCCAGACGCTTAAGCAGAAAATTGTACGTGAAGGTCGATCATGTCGATTGTATCAAGATGTGAGTTCCAGTATCTGGAAAGTGCATGTAGGGCCATATCTTACCTATACGGCTGCTGAACGTGCAAAAAGAGCACTCGCAAATAAATTTTCTGGTGCCTTTATTTTTGCAGGGAAATAG
- a CDS encoding RluA family pseudouridine synthase, with translation MNSLSFVYEDTKLVVVNKPSGLLSVPGKGEENQDSVETRIRERFPACTKIPTVHRLDMDTSGLLVFALTKRAKRELSDQFQQREVSKRYVALIEGLISEEGGTISLPLRMDLDNRPYSIVDHDNGRPALTEWRNLGVEGSNTRVEFVLHTGRTHQLRLHALHGLGFPIVGDRLYGNGTQAGQMKLHAAYLRFMHPKTKEMMEFHSEPDF, from the coding sequence ATGAATTCTCTTTCCTTTGTTTATGAAGATACCAAGCTTGTTGTGGTGAATAAGCCCAGTGGGCTGCTTTCTGTTCCGGGGAAGGGTGAGGAGAATCAGGACTCTGTGGAAACACGGATTCGAGAACGCTTTCCTGCTTGTACTAAGATTCCCACTGTGCACAGGCTTGATATGGACACTTCCGGCTTGCTTGTTTTTGCTTTGACCAAACGGGCAAAGCGTGAGCTCTCCGATCAGTTTCAGCAGAGAGAGGTAAGTAAGCGATACGTTGCGCTCATTGAAGGACTGATATCCGAGGAGGGGGGCACTATTTCCCTGCCGTTGCGTATGGATTTAGATAATCGTCCGTATAGTATTGTTGACCATGATAACGGCAGGCCTGCGTTGACGGAGTGGCGTAATCTCGGTGTGGAAGGGAGTAACACTCGCGTAGAGTTTGTTCTTCATACCGGCAGAACTCATCAGCTGAGGCTCCATGCTCTTCATGGACTGGGATTTCCTATTGTCGGAGATAGGCTGTATGGTAACGGTACGCAGGCTGGGCAGATGAAACTGCATGCTGCATATTTGCGATTTATGCATCCTAAGACAAAAGAAATGATGGAATTTCATTCCGAGCCGGATTTTTAG
- a CDS encoding triose-phosphate isomerase — protein sequence MTLFHLNRATAKHKLENLEQGEYFRDLFPYKQISRIAFDDVMVAPRPAEPMFITDTTFRDGQQARPPYTVKQIETIFDMLHRLGGRSGLIRASEFFMYSDKDKRAIDACRSRGYKYPEITGWIRAHKNDLKIAKSMEFREVGMLTSVSDYHIYLKLGLDREQAMRNYLEVVEQALAWGISPRCHFEDITRADIYGFCLPFADKLMELSRQSGLPVKIRMCDTMGYGVPYPGATLPRSVPRLVRAFTDEVGVPSEWLEWHGHNDFHKTLVNAVTAWMHGCGGANGTLLGFGERTGNSPIEALIIEYISLTAHDEAADTRVISEISEYFERELEYKVADNYPFVGRDFNATSAGIHVDGLAKNEEIYNVFDTSRLLNRPVPIIITDKSGRAGVAYWINQTLKLTGDSEVSKRHPAVGKIYKRIMEAYENGRSTSVSNKEMERLVRRYMPEMFRTDFDNLKEVAHILAAHLISKLSVDCNVILAKENYGCLTDFVQNYPFIQYLYLTDSEGGLIASEITDERFKEKYEVLEIGYDFSSREWFKQPVQTGKLHITNLYTSHFTGQLILTVSAPVTDDDDNITGVIGADIMLEQLLQRECELDEERKPGALC from the coding sequence GTGACCTTGTTTCATCTGAATCGCGCGACAGCGAAGCATAAACTTGAGAACCTTGAACAAGGTGAGTACTTCCGCGATCTGTTTCCTTACAAGCAGATCAGCCGTATCGCGTTTGATGATGTTATGGTGGCACCGCGTCCTGCGGAGCCAATGTTCATCACCGATACGACATTTCGGGATGGTCAGCAGGCAAGACCTCCGTATACTGTAAAGCAGATTGAAACTATTTTTGACATGTTGCACAGACTTGGCGGCAGAAGCGGTTTGATCCGTGCCTCTGAGTTCTTCATGTACTCTGACAAAGACAAGCGCGCCATTGATGCCTGCCGGTCAAGGGGCTACAAATATCCGGAGATTACCGGATGGATTCGTGCCCATAAGAATGACTTGAAGATAGCTAAGAGTATGGAGTTTAGAGAAGTAGGTATGCTTACTTCGGTTTCTGACTACCATATTTACCTAAAGCTGGGACTTGATCGCGAGCAGGCAATGCGTAACTACCTTGAGGTGGTTGAACAGGCTCTTGCCTGGGGAATTTCTCCGCGTTGTCATTTTGAGGACATTACCCGTGCAGATATTTATGGATTCTGTTTGCCGTTTGCAGATAAACTGATGGAGCTTTCCCGTCAGAGCGGACTGCCTGTAAAAATTCGTATGTGCGACACAATGGGGTATGGTGTGCCGTATCCGGGAGCCACGCTACCGCGTTCGGTTCCACGTCTTGTACGTGCATTTACGGATGAAGTCGGCGTGCCGAGCGAATGGTTGGAATGGCACGGCCATAACGACTTCCATAAGACACTTGTTAACGCAGTTACAGCATGGATGCATGGTTGTGGCGGTGCTAACGGAACGCTGCTTGGTTTTGGTGAACGTACCGGTAACTCGCCTATTGAGGCGTTGATTATTGAATATATCTCTCTTACTGCACATGATGAAGCTGCCGATACTCGAGTAATCAGTGAAATCAGTGAATACTTTGAACGTGAGCTTGAATATAAGGTTGCGGACAACTATCCGTTTGTTGGTCGTGACTTTAACGCTACAAGCGCTGGTATTCACGTAGATGGGCTTGCTAAGAATGAAGAGATTTACAACGTATTCGATACAAGCCGTCTGCTGAATCGTCCTGTGCCGATTATTATTACAGATAAGTCCGGCAGAGCAGGTGTGGCATACTGGATTAACCAGACATTGAAACTTACTGGTGACAGTGAGGTTTCAAAACGTCATCCTGCCGTAGGTAAGATCTACAAAAGGATTATGGAGGCGTACGAAAATGGTCGTTCCACCTCTGTTTCCAACAAGGAAATGGAACGTCTTGTTCGTCGCTACATGCCGGAAATGTTCCGCACTGACTTTGACAACCTCAAAGAGGTTGCACATATCCTTGCTGCACATCTGATTTCCAAGCTGTCAGTGGACTGTAATGTCATTCTTGCGAAGGAAAACTATGGATGTCTGACAGATTTTGTTCAGAACTATCCATTCATTCAGTATCTCTATTTGACAGACAGTGAGGGTGGCCTCATTGCGTCAGAAATTACAGATGAGCGGTTTAAAGAAAAATACGAAGTGCTTGAAATCGGTTATGACTTCTCTTCCCGTGAATGGTTTAAGCAACCGGTACAGACTGGTAAATTGCATATTACCAACTTGTACACATCGCACTTTACGGGGCAGCTTATTTTAACAGTATCTGCCCCTGTAACTGACGATGATGACAATATTACCGGTGTAATTGGTGCTGACATTATGCTCGAGCAGCTTTTGCAGCGTGAATGCGAACTTGATGAAGAAAGAAAGCCCGGAGCTCTTTGTTAG
- a CDS encoding outer membrane homotrimeric porin encodes MKRIIILMLACTMVFGAVVSSSATEFKASGTLDMAFEFLDNPDPTSPDNSDYFTAIQRLRTKIDIIANESLKGVYYLEVGTIRWGNPSTVGRGSGGAVGTDGVNVETKRLYLDYQLPHTELQLRMGLQGLALPSLANNNPVLDDDVAAVVANYAFTDQFNMVAAWARAADVANYDPRLSPTSNNKYDVFALILGLNFEPVTIVPYGAYAAIGRNADIHSTWDDDNNPLTAEVNSATEDRDVWWAGLSAKSNCWENLNLAMDFVWGQSDGSKMSAGADNPNSRDQSGFYVLLHGDYKMEYFTPTLDLWYSSGDDDSLTGDGNLMPTISAGGLGLTNLGTDGGFFDTTDNAFTTSGVGTMGVLIGITEFSFIENVTHDFKFAWMQGTSDYNSNRVVNTFPTDEDRAWEFNFDTNWQMYENLAAILEIGYLNPDYKSVSGEEAVWKAALGFQYSY; translated from the coding sequence ATGAAACGCATTATTATCCTGATGCTTGCTTGTACTATGGTATTTGGTGCCGTAGTTTCAAGTTCAGCTACCGAATTTAAGGCTTCCGGCACATTGGACATGGCATTCGAATTCCTCGACAACCCTGATCCAACAAGCCCAGACAATAGCGACTACTTCACAGCTATCCAGCGTCTGCGTACCAAAATTGACATCATTGCCAATGAATCCCTTAAAGGTGTTTACTACCTTGAAGTTGGTACAATCCGTTGGGGGAACCCAAGCACTGTGGGTCGCGGAAGCGGCGGTGCAGTCGGCACAGATGGCGTAAACGTTGAGACTAAACGTCTTTACCTTGACTACCAGCTGCCTCACACCGAGCTCCAGCTGCGCATGGGCCTCCAGGGCCTCGCACTTCCTTCCCTTGCTAACAACAACCCTGTTCTTGATGACGACGTAGCAGCTGTTGTTGCTAACTATGCTTTCACAGATCAGTTTAACATGGTTGCCGCTTGGGCCCGCGCTGCTGACGTCGCTAACTACGACCCTCGCTTATCTCCAACCAGCAACAACAAATACGACGTTTTCGCCTTAATCCTTGGTCTTAACTTTGAACCAGTTACCATCGTTCCTTACGGTGCATATGCTGCTATCGGCCGTAACGCTGACATCCACTCAACATGGGACGATGATAATAACCCACTTACTGCAGAGGTAAACTCCGCAACCGAAGATCGTGACGTATGGTGGGCTGGCCTTTCCGCTAAGTCTAACTGCTGGGAAAACCTCAATCTTGCAATGGACTTTGTTTGGGGTCAGTCTGATGGATCTAAAATGTCTGCAGGTGCTGATAATCCCAACAGCCGTGACCAGAGTGGCTTCTACGTACTTCTCCACGGTGATTACAAAATGGAATACTTCACTCCTACTCTCGACCTCTGGTACTCCTCCGGTGATGACGACAGCCTTACCGGCGACGGCAACTTAATGCCTACAATCTCCGCTGGCGGGCTCGGCCTTACCAACCTTGGTACAGACGGTGGCTTCTTTGACACCACAGACAACGCCTTTACAACTTCCGGCGTAGGCACCATGGGTGTTTTAATTGGTATCACCGAATTCTCCTTTATCGAAAATGTAACCCATGACTTTAAATTTGCTTGGATGCAGGGCACCTCTGACTACAACAGTAATAGAGTTGTTAACACATTCCCAACTGACGAAGACCGTGCTTGGGAATTCAACTTCGATACCAACTGGCAGATGTACGAAAACCTCGCAGCTATCCTCGAAATCGGCTACCTGAACCCAGACTACAAGTCTGTTTCCGGTGAAGAAGCAGTTTGGAAAGCAGCTCTCGGTTTCCAGTACTCTTACTAG